Within the Phycisphaerae bacterium genome, the region CGCTTGCCCTGCACGTCACTCGCAGCAGCCGGACCAATCGAATCTCACGCAGCCTCATTCCGATATTCCCAGGCTATGTTTTTTTCCATGGCTCCGAGGAACAGCGGTATCTGGCCTTGCGGACCAACCGTGTGGCCAACGTGTTGGATGTGGTCAACCAGAACCAACTCCTGGCGGAGCTGAGACAGGTGCATCGTCTATTGCAGGAGCGGGGCGATTTCGCGGTCATTCCGCGGATACAGAAAGGGCAATGGGGACGGATCATTGCCGGACCGTTGGTCGGGCTTGAGGGTATCGTGGTGCGGTACGCCGGCCGTTATCGGGTGTGCATGAACGTGACCATTCTGGGCCAGTGTGTCGGCGTTGAGGTGGATTATGACCTCGTGGAGCCCATCGACGCCCCCGCCTACCTGACCACCCGCCCCTAAAGCCCAGGTCCCAACAGACTGCTAGATCACTAGACCGCTGGCCCAACCGCCCACCAGCCCAGCAGCCCAATAACGTAATGGCCCAAGAGCCCAAGGCGGACCGCCTTTTTGCGGGCCGCAACCCAAACGTTCTGCGATCCAGAAACATGCGCGCAAAATGCACACCAGTCGCGACGGAAGAGACTAACAGGCTAGCCGACTAGTAGACCGCCCGCCTGCGAACGCATGAACGGTTCGTGACGTATTATTCTCCAAAGAAGGAGGGACAGCCACGTCGGGTCTGGCGCTGAAAGCACTACAACGCACAGGTTCCGTTTCTCCACGGCGGTCGCCTTCGAGCCGGCTGTTTTGGATGGGTTGCTACGGGCGCGGGTTGTGGTGCTAGTTATGGAAAATAAACGAGATAGGCGCACAAGAGCGGCTGTTGTCCTGCTGGCTGAAGGCCGATAGTATTAATCGTGCGCCAGCTCCAGGAGCGAGGCTGCCTCCAGTGTTACTGAATTTCAGCCGGATGCGAATGACGGCTGACGGGGACGGAGTGTGCGCGGACCATGTTCGTCGGGGCGGGTGGGTGTACCGGGGTGTGTGCCTTTCTGCTTGACCGGGCTCCCGCTTGGCCCGGAATTCCGCTTGGCCCGGAATCCGTTCCGGGCCTATTCTGCGAAGTGCTGCTCGGCCCGAAATTCCGCTCGGCCCGGAATCCATTCCGGGCCTATCCTGCGAAGTGCTGCTCGGCCCGAAATTCCGCTCGGCCCGGAATCCTTTCCGGGCCTATCCTGCGAAGCCCCGCTCGCCCCGGAATTCCGCTCAGCCCGGAATCCGTTCCGGGCCGGTCCCGCGAAGCGCCGCTCTGCCCGGAATCCCGCTCAGCCCGGAATCCGTTCCGGGCCGGTCCCGCGAAGCGCCGTTCGCCAAGCAGGTCCGCCTGGTCTGGCTCAATCCGCCTCGCAACAAACAAAAAGGTGAAGGTAGCTGATCCCCTGCCATTCGGGAGTCTTTTTTGAAAATCATCAACATTTGCGGCGCCCGGCCCAACTTCATGAAGATCGCCCCGTTGATGCGGGCCTATCGGCGGTATCCGGCCATCGAGGCGATGATTGTCCACACGGGGCAGCACTACGACGACAGATTATCAGACTTGTTTTTCCGCGAGCTGGAGATCCCGAAACCGGATATCAATCTGGAGGTCGGCTCGGGCAGCCATGCGGTACAGACTGCCGAGATCATGAAGCGGTTCGAACCGGTGGCCCTGGAACAGCAGCCGGACTGGGTGGTCGTCGTCGGGGACGTCAACAGTACGATCGCTTGTGCCCTGGTGGCTAAGAAGCTGGGGATCAGGGTCGCCCACGTCGAGGCCGGTCTGCGGAGCTTCGACCGGACGATGCCCGAGGAGATCAACCGGCTTCTGACCGATGCGATTTCGGACCTGCTGTTTGTCAGCGAGCCGAGTGGAATCGAGAATCTGCGACGGGAAGGTGTCGACGGGGATAAGGTTCACTTCGTCGGGAACGTGATGATCGACACGCTCAGGAGCAACCTCGAGAAGGCCGACCGGTCGAGCATTCTGAGCGATCTGGGGCTGGAGCCGGGGCGGTATAACGTCGTGACGCTGCACCGGCCGAGCAACGTGGA harbors:
- a CDS encoding transcription termination/antitermination NusG family protein, whose amino-acid sequence is MADSHSGECVFSGVGGESDALVIRADLPGRWYVAHTRARNEKILAEELSRFGIYNYLPLALHVTRSSRTNRISRSLIPIFPGYVFFHGSEEQRYLALRTNRVANVLDVVNQNQLLAELRQVHRLLQERGDFAVIPRIQKGQWGRIIAGPLVGLEGIVVRYAGRYRVCMNVTILGQCVGVEVDYDLVEPIDAPAYLTTRP
- the wecB gene encoding UDP-N-acetylglucosamine 2-epimerase (non-hydrolyzing), producing the protein MKIINICGARPNFMKIAPLMRAYRRYPAIEAMIVHTGQHYDDRLSDLFFRELEIPKPDINLEVGSGSHAVQTAEIMKRFEPVALEQQPDWVVVVGDVNSTIACALVAKKLGIRVAHVEAGLRSFDRTMPEEINRLLTDAISDLLFVSEPSGIENLRREGVDGDKVHFVGNVMIDTLRSNLEKADRSSILSDLGLEPGRYNVVTLHRPSNVDNAESLGRIADALEVIQQDLPTVFPMHPRTRNNLQKLGLAERFAGMKQLRIVEPAGYLDFLKLMGRAAVVLTDSGGIQEETTILGVWCLTLRDNTERPATITNGTNRLVGNNPAKVIAAYKECRKAPPSKTMVPEKWDGHAAERVAEVMVGGLEKSAGCAGCSCHGSGGAVRR